From the genome of Triticum aestivum cultivar Chinese Spring chromosome 1A, IWGSC CS RefSeq v2.1, whole genome shotgun sequence:
AGATGAGTTGGGAACTATCATCTTCTCAGCTTGTAGGAAGTTGTACTCTTGTCGGGACGCGCTTGAAGCAGAACTTTGCGCATGTATGCAAGGACTCTCGCTGGCTCTACAGATGAGTGATCTGCCTATCAATATCGGGTTGGATTCTTCCATTGCAGTCTCGCTCATACAGTGCAAAGGGGAGGATAGATCTATTTATGCGTCTATTGTTAGAGAAATTAAGTACCTTAAAGGTCTTCGTTTATTTGTATTGCTCATGTTTCTCGCTGTCAGAATAAAGCTAGTGATAGTTTGGCTAGATTTGCTAGAACTGAGAATAGGACCATGACATGGCTGGGATCAGGTCCTGCTGAGGTGGTAGAAGTTGCAAACAAAGATTGTATGACCACTATTATTGAGTAATACAAGTTGTTTTCCCGAAAAAAACGAAGTACATTtttgctcaaaaaatataagtaCGGGCCTGAGACGTCACATTATACAGTTCACACATACTTCGCGCCAGCGTCGGCCGCCTGGCTAGCAGCTCGGAACGGCGACGTGGTATGCGACGATGGCCCTGTGGGCGGTGGGACTGCCAATATACCCACCGTACGCAGGGTTGCGCGCGTACTGGCAGAAGCATCCCTGCTGCGCCCGCAGGCTCGAGCAGCACGACGCCGACGGCGCCGCCCCGCTGATGATCGCCGCCGCGCACACCATCAGCTGCCCATCGTTGCAATGCGCCGTCGACGCCCTGCCCGACCCCGACTTGGCTCTGCCCGACGTCGACatcaccgccgccaccaccgcggcGACGACCAGCGCGGCCGCCACCACGCACGTCGCCACACGTGCCTTCCCCATGGCCTTCTGCATCATCTGTGCAACCGTGCGTGCGTACAGAGCCAACAATTATATTAACTGGCCCGTCCAACTCAAGTGCGCAGCATGATGGTGAAACTGGGAGTTGCGGCGTTCGTGCTACTTATAGGCTCTGGAAGCGAGTGCACGTACTTTACTTTGCATTGATATTCTCTCTTTGAGCGATGAAACTTCAGCATCGTCTCAAGCGGTCCTCTTTCTGCATCCAGTCGACAAAATTAAGCCACTGCACTAATCAGGATGTAACTGCCTTGGTATTGACATTCCCATGATTTTGTTGGATCGTTGCCCGGCAGACACCAATAAAAGGCAGTTAATTGGCTGCCGAACAAACAAACTTCGTTGATAAATGCTCAGGTTACAATCGGCCATAACAACTTGAGAAACAGCTTCAGACATTTTTCAGTACGAGCGAGAAATGCAATGCTAGGGTTTAACCGAACAAGCCCAAAGGCCTTGTTTGGTTAGGATACAATTCACATGGATCGTTAGGGATCACAGCCAGATCCACGTGGTGTTCTGTAAGGTTCTCATCTATATCTTCATGGAACTTCGAATCAAGTTCTTACAATTGGATCTCAGAGAGGGAAATTgaaggggagaggaagaagaacacGCTTTCTAGCTGGCCATCGTGCCATTTGCCTTTTGCCAAGTCTAGAAGCAGAGAGGGGAAAGGTACTTAAGGGGTTACAAGGCCTAAGGCCCATTCAGGGCCCGCAAGCCGAGCGGGCAGACGAGGCTTGCGTATGGGCCTGACTCTTGACTGTGCTTCCTCTTGCCGCTCTATTGTACCCGTGCCGCTGACAATCTTCCCCTGTTGAGAtgcggcttgcccccaagccggcgCCCTGGGAAACATTTGCTTCAGAGTTTCCAGATCCTCCCACGTAGCCAGTTTAGTTGAACCATTAGACCATTGGACCAGTACTTGCAATACTCGTTTAGCGCCACGCATCACCACACGTCGCTGAAGAATTAACGCAGGGATCTGCAGATGAGCCTCTGGTGGCGGCAGCGACCGCAGGATTTGCTGATCGGGCTTGAGAACCTTACGCAGCAGGGATACATGGAACACAGGGTGGACTTTACTAGATGCAGGCAAATCCAGGCGGTAGACAACTTCCCCCACACGTTCCAGTATCTTGTATGGACCAAAAAATTTATAGGCAAGCTTATGGTTGGCCCTCGGAGCAAATGAAGCTTGGATGTATGGCTGTAACTTTAGGAAGACTGATTCACCCACCTCAAACGTTCTTTCTGTCCTGTGTTTGTCTGCCTGTGCTTTCATCCGTTGTTGGGATCTTAAAAGTTGCTGTTTAACTGTGCTGAAAATCACTTGCCTCTGTTCCAACCACTGAGACAGATCATCGAAAGATATTGTACAATCAGGTCCAATACCAAAGTGCCTTGGAAGGTGCCCATATATAACCTCAAACGGGGTTCTGTCAGTGGCTGAGTGCcaattggtattgtaccaataaTCACACAGGGATAGCCACTTAGCCCATTTAGTGGGGTGTGTACTGACAAAACATCTGAGATAACACTCGGTCTGCTGATTAACACGTTCAGTTTGCCCGTCAGATTGAGGATGCCTCGCAGAGCTCATGCGCAATTGGATGCCCTGAGTATGTTGAAACAACTCTTTCCAAAACACACTTGTGAAAATGCGGTCACGGTCTGATACAATAGAGAGAGGCATACCATGTAACTTGTAGACTGTATTAAAAAAGGCTTCAGCCACTGTCATTGTTGTAAAGGGATGATGAAGTGGGATAAAGTGGCCATACTTAGATAACTTATCAATCACCACCAGTATGCAGTTGTAACTACCAGACGTCGGAAGCCCTTCAATGAAATCCATAGTTACCATCTCCCATGGCAGACTAGGTATTGGCAGTGGCTGGAGAAGTGCAGGGTAGGGGACTCGTTCAGGTTTCGCCTGTTGGCAGACCAGACAGTGTTGCACAGCCTGTTTGATAAAGGATTTCATACCAGACCAACGAAACAGTTGTCTAATTCTTCTGTAGGTGACAGGAAAGCCTGAGTGCCCCCCCAAAGGTGAATCATGAAATGCCAATACCAGTTTATTTTGTAGTTGACTGTCAGCGCCCACCCAAATGCAATTATCAGTGCATAGAAGCCCATTTTTGAGGGAGAACTTGTTctctgctgctggatcagctgcCAAACGCTGTAATTTTTGTTGGCAGAAAGGGTCCTGACTATAACTTGCCAAGATTTCAGAAAGCCACAAAGGTTGTAGTGTTGACACTGCTTGCAGTTCTGCATCTGCATGAGGTCTACGAGACAAGGAATCAGCAGCATTATTGTCTGATCCCTTCTTATACACAATTTTGTACTGAAGCCCCATGAGTTTAGTTAATGCCTTCTGCTGCCAAGGTGTGTGTAAACGTTGCTCAGACAGACTGGTCAGGCTTCTATGATCAGTTTGAATCACAAACTCACTCAACTGTAGGTATTGACGCCAATGTTCAACAGCCAGCAGAATAGCTAAGTATTCCTTTTCGTATACTGACAGAGCACGGTTCCTAGGACCAAGAGCCTTACTGACATACGCTAGGGGATGCCCATCCTGCGACAGAACTGCTCCAATGCCCACATCGCACGCATCTGTCTCAATGACAAAGGTTTTTGTAAAATTGGACAGAGCTAGTACTGGTGCTGTCATTAAGGCACGTTTTAGTTCTTGAAAGGCTTCCTCTTCACAAGATGACCAGCGGAAGATCACCCCCTTCTTCAGCAATGCTGTCAGAGAACGACAGATAATTCCAAAGTTGCGGATGAATTTTCGGTAGTAGCCGGCCAATCCCAGAAAACCAGGGACCTCCTTGACATTGGTTGGTGTAGGCCATGTCTCTATAGCAGAAATCTTACTTGGGTCTGTGGAAACTCCCGCACCGCTGATAATGTGGCCAAGATACCCTACTTGTCGTTGAGCAAATGCACATTTAGACATTTTCACTTTCCACTGGTGTTCAGACAAGAGAGATAGCACCTTCTTGAGATGGACCAAGTGTTCCTCGAATGTGAAACTGAAAACCAGTATGTCATCGAAGAAAACAACCACATAGTGTCTATTGCCTGGACCCAACGTACTGTTCATGGCAAACTGAAATGTATTGGGTCCTCCTGTCAGACCAACAGATACCACTGTAAACTCATAATGGCCTAGATGTGTCTGGAAGGCAGTTTTGTATTCATCTCCTGGGGCTaatcgaatctgatgataacccgaacGCAGGTCTAACTTAGTGAACCAGCTAGCTCTTGATAGCTCATCCAGGAGCTCATCAATTACTGGAATGGGaaatttccctttttgagtcatgGCATTTAAGTGACGATAATCGATCACAGGGCGCCAAGTATTATCCTTCTTCTTGACCATAAGCAGGGGAGACGAAAATGGGCTGTTACTTGGTCTAATAATTCCACTGGCCAGCATCTCTTGTATGTGTTTCTCTAATTCAGTTTTCAGAGCAGGAGCTAATCTATAAGGTCGAAGAGACACAGGAGTGGCTCCTGGTATAAGAGGAATCTTGTGATCATATGGTCTTCTAGGAGGTAAACCTGTGGGTGCTGCAAACACATGTTTGAATTGATCCAAAATTTCTTGGACTTCAGGTGGAATGGGAGCATCCGTGGTAGTAAGAAGAGATGACAATTCCACTAATGCCAGTTCAGGAACAATAGCAGCAGCTCCCAGTAGGGTGACAATGGTGTCTTGATGTTGGAAAGAGAACCAATGATTTTCCCAATCAACAAGCATTGGACTGTGTGCAAACAACCAATCAAGTCCTATAATTCCATCATAACTGCCCAGAGGAAAGAACTTGAAATCACTGCTAAAATTGTGACCTGAACAGCCCCAAATGCAGCCCACAATTTGGTTGGAACAGTTAACTGTGTCTCCATTGGCAATTCTGACCGACACATGCTTCATTGGTATTACTCCGTGTAGGTTTTGTAAGAGAGACAAGTCCAAAAAGGAGTGAGTGTTGCCTGAATCCACTAAGAAGGTACAAGCATGCCCTTGTAACTGAACCCTTAGTTGCATTGTTCTGGGAGATTTGTCTGTTTTACTTCCCAGAGTTGTAGCAGAAATAGATATCATGTGGACAGATGCTGAGTTAACAGTGTCATCAGGTTCAGACAACTCTGTGTTATGCAAGAACTCTACCATTTCTTATACCACATGAAGTTGCACCTCCTGTTTGCATATGTGATCCTTGCTCCAACGTTCCCCACAAACAAAGCACAACCCCTTGGCCCTTCGATAATTCCTGAGAGCTCCCCATTTATCCTCAGTAGCTGGCCTTTTTTGACTGTCCACAGAACGATGATCTTCAATAGATTTACTTGTTGCAGGAGTTTGGAACGAACTAGTTGGTGGAGGGGGCAAAGGTAAGGCTGATGCTCTTCTCGTATTGGATGGACCTGTTACATGAACTTGTGATCCCagttcttcatgaagaatggccaATTGATAAGATGTGTCTAGATCGGCCGGTTGTTGTATGCCCACTGCCAGCTTGATAGATGGTTTCAGTCCTTCCAGGAAACGAGTAACATAGTGAATTGTATTTGGTGAAGTTTCATAGGCAgcaagctggtcaa
Proteins encoded in this window:
- the LOC123048186 gene encoding non-specific lipid-transfer protein 2P-like, which codes for MMQKAMGKARVATCVVAAALVVAAVVAAVMSTSGRAKSGSGRASTAHCNDGQLMVCAAAIISGAAPSASCCSSLRAQQGCFCQYARNPAYGGYIGSPTAHRAIVAYHVAVPSC